Proteins from one Pleurocapsa minor HA4230-MV1 genomic window:
- a CDS encoding MOSC N-terminal beta barrel domain-containing protein produces MSATTAYVSRLFVYPVKSLDWVACDRVTILESGALEGDRTWAIIDRDGNFVNGKRNSKIHALRSEFDLATNTLTLQIQGTDQTVKFNRPLA; encoded by the coding sequence ATGTCAGCCACAACTGCTTATGTATCTCGCTTGTTTGTTTATCCCGTTAAATCATTAGATTGGGTAGCTTGCGATCGCGTTACTATTTTAGAATCTGGAGCATTAGAAGGCGATCGCACTTGGGCGATTATCGATCGAGACGGTAATTTTGTTAACGGCAAACGCAACTCCAAAATTCATGCTTTACGTTCAGAATTTGATTTAGCTACTAATACCCTGACACTGCAAATACAGGGTACAGATCAAACCGTAAAGTTTAATAGACCTCTTGCATGA
- a CDS encoding 3'(2'),5'-bisphosphate nucleotidase CysQ → MDKNQAQLAEILTIARSVAWGAADILSSFYHKNTFDLDIQDKKDGPVTEADLAANKYILSSLQEKLGTEEFGYLSEETFDVKKAEPIAKDWVWIIDPLDGTRDFIDKTGEYGMHIALAYQGRPVIGIVAIPEAGKVYFASKDDGTFVETKDGKITPLKVSERHQIEDLYLIVSRSHRDDRFKALIDRLPFAGKKYMGGVGGKISTLLEQESDVYLSLSGKSAAKDWDFAAPELILTEAGGKFSYLNGEPVYYNQGDVKRWGCIVATNGKCHEVLCAKATAVLDEIDRGTYP, encoded by the coding sequence TTGGACAAAAATCAAGCCCAATTGGCAGAAATTCTCACAATTGCCCGTTCTGTTGCTTGGGGTGCAGCGGATATTCTCAGTTCTTTCTATCATAAAAATACGTTTGATTTAGATATTCAAGACAAGAAAGATGGGCCTGTTACCGAAGCTGATTTAGCAGCAAATAAATATATTCTCAGCAGTTTACAAGAGAAATTGGGTACGGAAGAATTTGGTTATTTGTCTGAAGAAACTTTTGATGTCAAAAAAGCCGAACCGATCGCCAAAGATTGGGTATGGATTATCGATCCTTTAGACGGTACAAGAGACTTTATCGATAAAACAGGGGAATATGGAATGCATATTGCCTTAGCCTATCAAGGTCGTCCTGTTATTGGCATTGTGGCGATTCCTGAAGCGGGAAAAGTCTATTTCGCGTCGAAAGATGATGGTACTTTTGTCGAAACTAAAGACGGCAAGATTACCCCCCTGAAGGTATCCGAGCGCCATCAAATTGAAGATCTCTACTTGATTGTCAGTCGTTCCCATCGCGACGATCGTTTTAAAGCCTTAATCGATCGCCTACCCTTTGCGGGTAAGAAATATATGGGTGGTGTTGGGGGTAAAATTTCGACTCTACTCGAACAAGAATCTGATGTTTATCTGTCTTTATCAGGGAAATCGGCTGCTAAAGACTGGGATTTTGCTGCCCCAGAGCTAATTCTCACGGAAGCTGGTGGTAAGTTTAGCTACCTCAATGGTGAGCCTGTTTACTACAACCAAGGAGATGTCAAACGCTGGGGTTGTATTGTGGCAACTAACGGTAAGTGTCATGAAGTTTTGTGCGCAAAAGCCACTGCCGTTCTCGACGAAATCGATCGCGGGACATATCCTTAA